The following nucleotide sequence is from Pelmatolapia mariae isolate MD_Pm_ZW unplaced genomic scaffold, Pm_UMD_F_2 NODE_ptg000187l+_length_45158_cov_1, whole genome shotgun sequence.
attaaacaagcTAACttatagggttgccaactcccagcaaaaaaaaaatagttaacCATGTCGCACCCTCcgcctcatgatgcttaatcagcataatcaactttaatttaatgcacatgtaaaaaaaaaaaaaaaagcacagaaatcaattatttttctacaataattaaacagattcaacatctttcttcaacagaattgcagattGCACAGacggtaccttcccaaaggaaaagtattatagcttactagggtatatatcagacttaatagttactatatacaataatgcatttatatacattttacatcagatgaaaactttggttctaagattcagataatcatttgttaaaagctagacattttaaatgagaacaagaaagaaaagtatttcatgtgcccccctttcccagtcaatgccctacctggccccctggcataactttgctagacccgcccctgcacagttaccagctgtcagcaacatagaaaaggatcctggtgtagaaagtaatattaaataaattctaacaacagtttatcaagcttaaacatgggaggggggagagaatgagagaagaaaaggGTACCAATatccggttctgacataaacggtagtaaccagaccgaaaagcagcgcacattttggtgcttatttcagtgcttttttttcccggagatgtcatacactttggattctagccaatcattttacctttccaaggatagtaggcgggcccaggtacatacgttcttttagagcagagctacagattaaaaatgcccaaggcgaagcggtcaaaagtccggctgtacttcacagcaaaagatgcaaactcagcagcctgcaacaagtgctttaaggtgatactgtgatactgtcaaaggaggtaacaccttgaatctgatgaaacacctggtgacacatagtatttttttaaaaggcgaGAAATACACCGTATTTGATatcttgctgcgagacctcacactgagcacatctactgcaggtgtggtgcctgttatcggaccagcagttagcaacatcccccaagaacccaaAGAGGAGAgtgttttccattgtttaagcaccggttccaaCCAAAGGAGCTATGTTGTAtcaacagaaaaggctaacttggttatcattttacagaaaaaaagagactgctaaaaataaaatagtttttggacaaagtttgtgttctccattctttaagcaccagtTCGAGCACTGTCCAGCCATGACTCCATATATCgcttgttaagcttaacatgggaatgctttaaaaacattcagagatgaacttacacacttacTTCACTTCTCTGGGATAGCtctctcggagatgaaatgctgattTGGAACCACGCAGCGAGGCACCAAATGCTCCATCCGACTGCCGACACAGCCACTAATGCTCCGAAGTGCTAAGGTCATGAGCTgggttacgccatgtcgcaagttttgaggtgcttttgtgatattaaATGTATCAGATTccagttttttatttatctctgatatccgatccagtaatttagctcagtatcggaccgataccgatacgtaatattgGATCGTCCCTCTGTAGATAACACTTCCAAAATCTACTCATTTATTCATGGATAATCcaataacatgttttaatgcacaAGTTAATGTGATTTCTGTGTGCTGATAACATACactctgtgtatttaaataaaataagtcaATGAAACTAGACGACGTCATTTCTGGAGAAGATGTGGTGGGATTGTTGCTACTGCCGGACTTGGTCTGTGGCTCGCTGCTGCTAATACAAAGTTGGAGTTAACAGGTCGGCTAAAAAAGGTGAAGGGCGATGGGTCATAAATAAGTCAGCCGGCACTTTATTAGGTCACAGGCAGagttggcaaaagtacagacattctgtacttaagtagaagtacagatactagtGTCAAAATACTGCAGTAAAAGttgaacttctttactcaagtaaaactaaaaaagtacaggctctgaaatgtactcaaagtaagaaagtaaaagtaacCCGTTTGTTCCTCCTATTTTTGTTCAAAGCtcactgaaccttgtgctatattaatataataatcaAATATCAGTAGATGGGAATACAAACTTTAGTATCATTTTAATTCGAATTGTACTCAGCTTGaatcagaagaaaaagaaggaaaattctTCTTCTCTCTTGCTCTTGACAAAGGTGGTcacactttttttcctcctcctctcctctcccttagcttccctgcttagcctcttgtgtccttctctagtctcgtgttttttgtattacttttccctggaacactctctcacagtcttttctctaaaacctaaaagaggaattatggatttgatcaactggtctctgaatataattgacaccccttctcaacgagaagtctgggctcaggtgagcctgagtgctgaagatatctacctattcggaaccatgataacagggttcttgctgatcggagctggcttggccctggcttatcgaagaattaaggaagcggaaccggctgttcaaacccccacaaggctgcccgctgggattgaaatgatgggacgaggcgtgagtttctcaaaatgggctcattgagtgcagcacggataagatcttggagaaccgcaCGGCTACCGTGAATACTCGgaacaagacctctgagtgcaaactggattacatctggaggggctcgctcggaataacacctctgagcgcaaattggatcacatcttgggaagcGCACTGCGTTCATGAgttctcagaacctgctctttgagcacaagaatgacaacatcacggagtttgataacatcatggagaagctcacggctctccaacgggagattgagagaccagtgttggactgttagaacagctttgaaattcatatgagttgttcgcactaaagttaAAACCACCATTACTTCATGCGGataccccttcggcgccagctgcggtctcaaggctggagctgaacaaaacaccctgataacgactgtgttgagactgttcttcccattctatgcaaggccacctggttggctggaagactgtttacttagcctggtagggcgaaggacactgtctcagctgaactctggacacatacacacacacatgcacacagacatatatacacatgcagatatacactcatcccccctccaaacgccttcgacgcttattcccttccgatgctgacggtggatcatggagaccagcACATAGGCTGCAGGCCTGGATGTGCTGTCTCTCATTAGCTGTCTCTcaccctgttgcttgtcatgtgttaggagttatttttttctccttatctttcctcattttgtgcttttccatgttatacccctctgacctgtattccccatgtgatgtttgtgtaatgtatgtatggtcggatgggtaagacagcactggcacggctggcagccttaacccaatttccctcgggatgaataaagtacaatcaatcaatcaatcaatcaatcaatcaatcaaaatataaatgtatttctgtttcctgttgctgcattgtagagggtgactttgccctaaaaataaataaataaataaatcacaaataCATGAAAATTCTACTGAAGTACTTCCACATCTGATCACAGGTGTACTCTACCTGAGATAGTGGCCActgtgtacctaatgaagtgtcaACCGTGTATGTTTCCAAGAGGAGAAAACGAGCAGGCAGCACAGGCAGTGAGGTGTCCTTTCCGGCTAAACAGAAGAGGAATATAACGATAATGAAGGTCACAGTTTGAATCAGTCATATTTCATTCAATACAGTGGTGTACTGACAGATCCAGGATCAGTCCAAATAATCAGCAGTTTGATCTACGTATGGATTGAAGTGTTTTTGTGaaaatgttggactgttcctttatcagtgtCTGACATTATGTGTATGACAGCGATGCAAtatccatgtgtgcatgctgaaagagactgtgctggtctgacccccctcctcctttcagggtggagcctgctggagtccgatggttgggaccaggtctgaggaagtgtaagtgtgtttttaacgtgattcatgaaaacaaagcagcacacattcaaccatcttcaaactgtcacatcactcattcacatctctgatgtcaggagtcatcatcaaagtgtcaatcaatgaacagatgatggatcaataactgcagctggattgtgtttgttctctccatcagattcctgtcaactcacaatcgacacaaacacagtacacacaaacctccaactgtctgacaacaacaggaaggtgacacatgtgaagaaggttcagtcatatcctgatcatccagacagatttgatgttcatcagctgctgtgtagaaatggttttactggtcgctgttactgggaggtcgagtggagaggaaacGTTTATATATCAGTtagttacagaagaatcagaaggaaaggaggcagTGATGACTATGTGTTTGGAgacaatgatcagtcctggagtctgtggTGCTATAATGATGCTCCTCATTATGCCAGGCACAATAACAGACAAAtacccatctcctcctcctcctcctctgtctctaacagagtagcagtgtatgtggactgtcctgctggcactctgtccttctacagagtctcctctgactctttgatccacctccacaccttcaacaccacattcactgaacctctttatcctgggtttacaATCTCTTCTAATCCTCCTGGTTcgtcagtgtccctgtgctgagttgagtgtaaagagtgtctcctgttagagaaacactctgatttttgaacagatagttcagtctgtacatgtctgtgtctttcactcagaaacactttttcagattcatggattcaatcagttgatgtttgaaactgttctaaatgattccttgtaaacttcttcctcttcattcctttaaagatggaagctcccattattccaggatccacatgttgtttttctgtctttttccactcaaagcttcacagtgaatatcagtatgttgtgtttctctgaagctcagttcacaaccagctcctctgcattttcaacaagtcCCTTCTGAGGCCCTGGGGCCATTTTGTGGCTTTTTCGATTTTCGGTTACAAGCCATTTACACTGTGTTGAATGGAATATAGCCAAATTctctaaaaaaaagtttggtataattttatttcaaaattcAAGTCTGACTTCCTAGTCTGACTTCCTTAAATTAGCTTCAGTGGCTAAGCTACAAATACACATCCTCTTAAGGCCCTAGGGGCTGTTTTGTGCCCATTGAAACCCATTATAAACGCTATTTTTCACTGCAAAATAATTACCGTTAATGTAATCGTCAtgttttcactttcactttcacttttgaCTAGGGGCCTtagaattgtattttttttatttgtccacCAGGTGGCGCCCTTGTTTCACATTTGACGCCTGCTGGAAAATACAACATTTACAGCTGGAAAATCCGACATTCAAAGCAGTGTCTTTCTGCTCAAATGATGAGTTTGGGTCAtcatcaatgtgtgtgtgtcttaaaaaaaataaaggagtGTGTGTCTAACCTCAGAATCAAAGAGTGTGTGCCTAATTTCAAACGTTTTCTCCTTTTGAAGTCTGCAATGCAATGCAGTACAGTGCACACTGCAATGTAAACAAATCAAATATAAAACGAATACCAAAGCCAAATTAGACTTGTTTTGTCTGCAAGCTCGGGTTGTTTGTGCAGCTGCACTAAAACCGTGGTTATAAGAATGAGCAGTAGCGCGGGAGTAATCTTTTTCACAATGGCAAGACGGTACAACACGGAGGAAGCGCTGCAAATCATCATGGACCCCGACAGCGAGGATAGCGCCTCATTCGGGGGATGACTCGGATATTTCTTCAGAGGAGGAAACGGGGGAGCAGGAGTCCGGTTCCGACTCATATGGATCGGAGTCTGAAAGTGAGAGCGGAGAGGAAGAATCAGCGGGGTGGATTTCAAAAAATGGAACACCTACGAACGCTGAGACGCTCCGCTACGTTCCAGCGGCCACGGGACACACCGGACCCACTTTTTACGCCATCGCCCGGATCATTGACCCACTATCCagcttttcccttttcctcacGGATGACATTATCCAACACATCGTGTCAATGACCAATCTCCAGGGGAGACGTCCTATCGCTGACTGGAGGGACGTGGACAGCGATGACTTGCGTGCCTATGTCGGGCTACTAATTCTGGCCGGTGTTTATCGTTCCCGAAACGAAGCCACGATCAGCCTCTGGAGCGAGAAATCCGGCCGGGTGATTTTTCGTGCAACCATTTCGGAGAAAAGGTTTCGCCGCATCACCAGAGCTGTGCGATTCGACGACAGACTTGCGAGACCAAGACACTCTGACGACAAACTGGGTCCATTTCGCAAGATCTGGGATATGTGGACCCATCGTCTCCAAATGATGTTCTTCCCAAACAAAGAAATTTGCGTGGACGAACAGCTTGTCCCTTTCAAAGGGAGGTGCACCTTCAGGCAGTATATGCCCAAAAAGCCGGGGAGGTATGGGCTGAAGGTATGGGCGGTGTGCGACGTGGAGACGTCTTATGCCTGGAGGCTGCAGCTGTACACGGGCAAAGCAGCCGCTGGGCGCGCTGAGACCAACCAGGGTATGCGAGTGGTTCTGGAGCTGACGGAGGGGCTCCAGGGACACAGCGTCACCTGTGACAATTTTTTTACTTACTTCCCTCTGTCAGAGGAGCTGCTGAGGAGAAAAAATACCCTGGTTGGCACCATTCGGAAGAACAAGCCCGAGCTTCCGCCAGAACTGCTGCAGACAAGGGGGAGAGAAGTTTTTTCCTCCGTGTTTGCTTTCACCTCCACGCATACGGCCGTCTCATACGTCCCTCGCCGCGGCAAAAATGTGCTCCTGTTGAGCTCCAAACATCGGACTCCAGGAATCTGCGACGGACCCAAGAGAAAGCCGCACATAATAAGGAATTACAACAAATCCAAGAGAGGTGTGGACAAACTCGATCAGGTAGGTGTCATTATGCATCAGTTGCGCACAAATTTATTCATTCTTGCTCATATATTCTTGTGTAAAATATACGTAggtttaatgtttttgtgtgtgtgttttgtttttttattaggcTGTTAGCACCTACACCTGTAGGAGGCGGACGAGACGGTGGCCGTTAGCCCTTTTCCACCATCTGCTTGACATTTCTCTCTACAATGGCTATGTCCTGTGGACCGCGGTGGACCCAGCTTGGCAGCGAAGTAAATCTTACAGGGGGAGGCTCTACATAGAGCAGGTTGGAGAAGCCTTAGTGCAACCACACATTGCTAGGAGAGAGCGACTTCCCCGCTCTGTCCACACAGCAGAGTTTGTAAGACAGGCGCAGGCCGCTGCTTCTGCTGATGCTGCAGATCCTTCTCCCGGCCCCTCTGCAGCCATCAAACCAAAGATGAGGAAGCAATGTCAGCTGtgcccaggaaaaaaaagcagggtCTGCACTGTCTGCTGCAAATGTGGGAACGGGATATGCAAGGACCACAGCCTGACCATCTGCAGCAACTGCTCCACCTGAGCAggactgcccccccccccagccgactctccccccccccccccccccccccactccccCCCAGCCCCCACTCTCACTCATATGTCTTATACCTTTCCCCATTCCAAACAGTATATGTTCATTGTTATATagttctaaaaataaatgttttcttgttcaaagtgatcttgtatttttattttcatattttttattttattttagaacaCAACAAGGTAATAGTATATAATGGTAATAAGCAATAAGTAAATAATAAGTGCTAATAAGCAGTTAACATAAtcaaaaagtgaaaacatgATCACGATTATATTACATTTACTGTGCTCCTAGAAAAAAATAGTAATAGCGGGACCCAACCACTATGCCCCGCGGCTGCTCGAGACAGACCCGCGGGAGAGGCAGACTCCTCCCGgggtgcagcagcagcttggCCGGCTGCTCCGGCGGGACCATTTTCTGCCCTTATGGCTTTTAGagggtgcatttttttttttttaaatcaacagaaaattatatatttgttttcatgtggTATCGGACGTGTGTGCTGGGGACACGGGGACCCAATCAATATGCCCCAGGGCTGCTCGAGACAGACCCGCGGGAGAGGCAGACTCCTCCCGgggtgcagcagcagcttggCCGGCTGCTCGGGCGGGACCATTTTCTGctcctgcaaaaaaaaataaaagtggatCGAAATGAATGTTGGTGCCAATCTTTGGTCCATCCAAAggcctaattataataacaaacgaatattacttcaaatgttttttttggaaaatatttagttttttttgttttttggggctAAAAAAACAGGGCGCTCATGTAATAAACCtgggatttaaagggttaaaacaacgaaaatataattaaaactttatatgaatatttcagggagaagtagttttaaaagactgaccaatttaaagtggaaaaaaatatgaatatataatctttttattgcactttttggGGCGTGGCCGTTTTTGGTCCCCAGGGCCTTTAAAGGGTGCATTTTTTTAGGGCCaaccaaatgtttgatttctctttcttgACTTTCTTAATGGGACTTAATGGAATTTTTCCATCATGGTTGAAGTGGACATCCAATAGTACTTAGTGTATAAATATTAAAGACATTCAGCATCTCTTATGTTTCTGTCATTctataaaaacagctgcttctaAAAACTGACTCATTAAAAGAAACATGAACTTCCATATTGAGAGATCAATACATAGAGTTTTAATGTCACTAACATCACCTTGACCTCTTCTTTGATCGTGATTTGCGGCCCTCTGCTGGTGAGAAGATGAACTGCATGATGTCAGTTTGATGAACACAGATGAcataaagtgtttttaaatctgctttTTCAAAATTTTCAGGGTCCTGCTCCAGGAAACATCTTCAAAATCAGGTAAATCAGGCTAAACACACAGCCAGAGAGCTGCTGAACTCCGGGTCGTTATTTTTACAGGGACAGCAGGAGATGGTGCATTTTGTGAACTTTGtgaatacttctaatttattgaTGTATCTTAGATATAGATTCATACCAAGGAGCATTAGGACCACATTAAGAAAACcaatattatttatcatttagaAAATAAAGTGGAAATGTGGAGATTACAAGTTGTTGTTTCAGGACAAACTGCCACGGTTGCTGTACCCTCTGAGTTGGAGAAATCCTACTTCAGAATTGGTTTTAGTTACAAGGAACTTTCCGAGTTTTATTTTCCAAATGATCAGCAATATTTTGTGTCTTAATGGGGTCCTAATACTCCGTGCTAGATTCAAGTGCATCATTAACTCTGGTCTTTGCtccagcagactgttcacagCCAAACAAAAAGAGGATGACTGCTAAAACAGCTTTTACATTTCTCATGTTAGGATGAGACACAACAAAAATTCCTATATTAAACTGTCTGTTCATAACTCACAACATTTTAAGATGCCTGCACATCACTCACTCTCTTATTTCAATACTGTAAGTCAGAATTTGAGCTGTCACATTTTCActtagcttcttttttttcttgctaagAATAGTATTTTGAAAATATCACGTCCTCAAATCTAGTTAATCTGATCCtcgctggctcttcctcctcctcttcctcacacactgctgagtttgtcctggtggatcatcaggggtgcaaagcctcacagatggtCTGCAGCAGTGGGTTTCTCAGTCTGTCCTcgctctggacacttgcagttgtcacacatggaaatcaaatgtgtgataagctgcaggattcaaagacaagtataacttttaaatacatgttcatactttgattctacattcagagaaaaagaaaaagagagagagagaagggaaaaGTGCAGGACAGACAAAAAAGGTGATGGGTGGTATAcattactaaaaaaaacagcaaaagagaAGCATTGATGCAATGATAGAgcatttcctgtttgtgttaTTATCTGTGTTATTAGTCGGCTACTAAATAAGATGAAAGCTAAACTGA
It contains:
- the LOC134622745 gene encoding piggyBac transposable element-derived protein 4-like; this encodes MARRYNTEEALQIIMDPDKEETGEQESGSDSYGSESESESGEEESAGWISKNGTPTNAETLRYVPAATGHTGPTFYAIARIIDPLSSFSLFLTDDIIQHIVSMTNLQGRRPIADWRDVDSDDLRAYVGLLILAGVYRSRNEATISLWSEKSGRVIFRATISEKRFRRITRAVRFDDRLARPRHSDDKLGPFRKIWDMWTHRLQMMFFPNKEICVDEQLVPFKGRCTFRQYMPKKPGRYGLKVWAVCDVETSYAWRLQLYTGKAAAGRAETNQGMRVVLELTEGLQGHSVTCDNFFTYFPLSEELLRRKNTLVGTIRKNKPELPPELLQTRGREVFSSVFAFTSTHTAVSYVPRRGKNVLLLSSKHRTPGICDGPKRKPHIIRNYNKSKRGVDKLDQAVSTYTCRRRTRRWPLALFHHLLDISLYNGYVLWTAVDPAWQRSKSYRGRLYIEQVGEALVQPHIARRERLPRSVHTAEFVRQAQAAASADAADPSPGPSAAIKPKMRKQCQLCPGKKSRVCTVCCKCGNGICKDHSLTICSNCST